Proteins encoded by one window of uncultured Ilyobacter sp.:
- a CDS encoding dihydroorotase family protein yields the protein MLIKNARLVLENGEEALRDILVLEGKIAEISQEIGIEDAIKKIFKDNTHLVRMDYLDLEGRYLIPGIVDPHVHMRDPGLTHKESATTGSMACAKGGVTTFVDMPNTIPATITEEVLEDKRGIFKNKTYVDYGFHFGAAGDNNSQEIKNVKNIASTKVFLNISTGKMMVENDEILNEIFSESKIVSVHAEEDMVKKAISLSRKNKNELYLCHLSLAEEVEDLKKAKAEGMKIYGEVTPHHLFLNTSHRDENEESKKLLIMKPELKSGDDNECLWEALNNGIIDTVGTDHAPHLLSEKMEKTTFGIPGVEHSLEMMLRGLKEGKMSMKRLIEVMSENPAKIFNIKNKGKIKVGYDADFVELDMDQERIIEREEVVSKCGWSPYEGLKTGGTVLTTIVRGEIVYKNGNFKNKIGREVEFNG from the coding sequence ATGCTAATAAAAAATGCCAGGCTGGTACTGGAAAACGGAGAAGAAGCTCTGAGAGACATATTGGTGTTAGAAGGGAAAATAGCAGAGATATCCCAGGAGATAGGTATAGAGGATGCTATTAAAAAAATATTCAAGGATAACACTCATCTTGTAAGAATGGACTATCTAGATCTTGAGGGGAGATACCTAATTCCCGGAATAGTGGATCCCCATGTTCATATGAGGGATCCAGGCTTGACTCACAAAGAGAGTGCGACAACTGGATCTATGGCGTGTGCCAAGGGTGGGGTTACGACCTTTGTAGATATGCCTAACACAATTCCAGCTACCATAACAGAAGAAGTCCTTGAGGACAAAAGAGGGATATTTAAAAATAAGACTTATGTGGATTATGGTTTTCATTTTGGTGCCGCTGGAGATAATAACAGCCAAGAAATAAAGAATGTAAAAAACATAGCTTCTACAAAGGTATTTTTAAATATTTCAACAGGTAAGATGATGGTAGAAAATGATGAAATTTTAAATGAGATCTTTTCAGAGTCTAAAATTGTTAGTGTCCATGCAGAGGAGGATATGGTAAAGAAGGCCATATCTCTTTCTAGAAAAAATAAGAATGAACTGTATCTCTGTCATCTCTCCCTCGCAGAAGAAGTGGAAGATCTAAAAAAGGCAAAGGCTGAAGGAATGAAGATATACGGCGAGGTAACTCCTCATCATCTTTTTCTGAATACCAGTCACAGAGATGAAAATGAAGAGAGCAAAAAACTGCTCATAATGAAACCTGAGCTTAAAAGCGGTGACGATAATGAATGCCTGTGGGAGGCTCTGAATAATGGAATAATAGATACAGTGGGAACTGATCATGCTCCTCATCTTTTATCTGAAAAAATGGAAAAGACAACTTTTGGAATTCCAGGAGTAGAACATTCTTTAGAAATGATGCTGAGAGGTCTAAAGGAAGGAAAGATGAGTATGAAAAGGCTTATAGAGGTTATGAGTGAAAATCCTGCTAAAATCTTTAATATAAAAAACAAGGGGAAAATAAAGGTCGGGTATGATGCAGACTTTGTAGAGCTAGATATGGATCAAGAGAGAATCATAGAAAGAGAAGAGGTAGTATCTAAGTGTGGATGGAGCCCTTATGAAGGGCTGAAAACAGGGGGAACTGTACTGACAACTATTGTCAGAGGCGAGATAGTATATAAAAATGGAAACTTTAAAAATAAAATCGGAAGGGAAGTGGAATTTAATGGATAG
- the pyrE gene encoding orotate phosphoribosyltransferase: MDRAKEVAKVLLDTEAVRLNVKEPFTYVSGIKSPIYCDNRKVIGYPEGRKIVVEGFVELLQNKEYDVVAGTATAGIPWAAFIAEKLDKPMSYIRSKKKEHGAGKQIEGADLKGKRVIVIEDLISTGGSSIKAVEAAREAGAAHVEVLAIFSYEFEKAAKSFEEAKCECQTISSFSTLIGLAENNNYLNSEEAEIAMKWNKNPNEWGR, translated from the coding sequence ATGGATAGAGCAAAAGAGGTAGCAAAAGTACTTTTAGATACAGAGGCAGTGAGGTTAAATGTAAAGGAGCCTTTCACCTACGTATCTGGAATCAAGAGTCCTATTTACTGTGACAACAGAAAGGTGATAGGTTATCCTGAAGGGAGAAAGATAGTTGTGGAAGGTTTCGTAGAACTTCTTCAAAACAAAGAATATGATGTAGTTGCAGGTACTGCAACAGCGGGAATACCGTGGGCAGCATTTATAGCTGAAAAGCTAGACAAACCTATGTCATATATCAGATCAAAGAAAAAAGAGCATGGAGCAGGGAAACAGATAGAAGGGGCGGACCTAAAGGGGAAAAGAGTAATAGTAATAGAAGATCTTATCTCTACCGGTGGAAGCTCTATAAAAGCTGTGGAAGCTGCGAGGGAAGCGGGGGCAGCTCATGTGGAAGTGTTGGCAATATTTTCTTATGAGTTTGAAAAAGCTGCTAAGAGTTTTGAAGAGGCAAAGTGTGAATGCCAAACAATATCTAGCTTTTCAACTCTTATAGGTCTTGCAGAAAATAATAACTACCTGAACTCAGAAGAAGCTGAAATAGCTATGAAATGGAATAAAAATCCCAACGAATGGGGGAGATAA
- the ilvB gene encoding biosynthetic-type acetolactate synthase large subunit, which translates to MSYKSFIKGSRIVLEVLKRMGVKDIFGYPGGAVIPIYDAFYDFDGIKHYLSRHEQGATHAADGYARTTGKTGVCIATSGPGATNTVTGIMTAYMDSVPLLVITGQVPTSFLGRDSFQESDILGITSPITKHNYLVKNIEELPGILKEAYALTKKGRPGPVLIDIPKDIQMQEISVEKFEELYAINCEYVGNKYPKKYGSKDIDAAVELIKTANHPVFIIGGGVMNAGAAEETQKLLSKIKAPSVATLMGLGGVPHNFPGHMGMIGMHGKVWANRCVNEADLVVSLGMRFDDRIVGDPDKFAPHAKKIHVDIDAAEINKNVKIDLPLIGDAKDVLEDLLNAGIEADFSEWLEKCESYILDEDSQGDCLNQVSTVKYLGDILPDSSIVVTDVGQHQMFTAQHFKFKQPLSFCTSGGAGTMGYGLPAAIGAQVGNPDKRVIAIIGDGGFQMNQQELIVLKQYNLPVKIFILNNGTLGMVRQWQELFNQKRYSEVILDVNPDFVKLAEANGLRGVRVNSVEELKQIEEMINDDLPLLVDVVVPRECNVYPIIPAGKSFSETIIGE; encoded by the coding sequence ATGAGTTATAAGAGTTTTATAAAAGGGTCAAGAATTGTATTGGAAGTTTTGAAAAGGATGGGCGTAAAAGATATATTTGGCTATCCTGGAGGAGCAGTTATTCCAATTTATGATGCTTTTTATGATTTTGATGGGATAAAACATTATCTATCAAGGCATGAGCAGGGTGCTACTCATGCTGCAGATGGTTATGCAAGGACTACTGGGAAAACCGGAGTATGCATTGCAACGTCCGGACCGGGAGCTACAAATACAGTCACAGGGATAATGACTGCCTATATGGATTCTGTGCCTCTTTTGGTAATAACAGGACAAGTTCCTACAAGCTTTCTAGGAAGAGATTCATTTCAAGAATCTGATATACTGGGTATAACATCACCAATCACAAAACATAATTATCTTGTAAAAAATATAGAAGAGCTTCCTGGAATTCTTAAAGAAGCCTATGCTCTTACTAAAAAAGGAAGACCGGGACCTGTACTTATTGATATCCCAAAAGATATACAGATGCAGGAAATTTCAGTAGAAAAGTTTGAAGAATTATATGCAATTAACTGCGAATATGTGGGAAATAAATATCCTAAAAAATACGGTTCAAAAGATATTGATGCTGCTGTGGAGCTTATAAAAACTGCAAATCATCCCGTATTTATTATCGGCGGAGGGGTCATGAATGCAGGGGCGGCTGAAGAAACTCAAAAGCTGCTATCAAAAATAAAAGCACCTAGTGTAGCTACTCTTATGGGTCTAGGAGGAGTTCCTCATAATTTTCCAGGACACATGGGAATGATAGGTATGCATGGGAAGGTATGGGCCAACAGATGTGTAAATGAGGCTGATCTTGTTGTTTCTCTTGGAATGAGATTTGATGACAGGATAGTCGGGGATCCAGATAAATTTGCACCTCATGCAAAAAAAATACATGTGGATATAGATGCGGCGGAAATAAATAAAAATGTCAAAATAGACCTTCCACTTATAGGAGATGCCAAAGATGTGTTAGAGGACCTTCTTAATGCAGGTATAGAGGCTGATTTTTCTGAGTGGTTGGAAAAATGTGAGTCTTATATACTGGATGAAGACTCGCAGGGAGACTGTCTGAATCAGGTAAGTACGGTCAAGTACCTAGGAGATATTTTACCAGACAGCAGCATAGTAGTGACTGATGTGGGGCAGCACCAGATGTTTACTGCCCAGCATTTTAAATTTAAGCAACCTCTTTCCTTCTGTACATCTGGAGGTGCTGGAACCATGGGATACGGCCTTCCTGCGGCCATAGGAGCACAGGTTGGAAATCCGGATAAAAGGGTAATTGCCATCATAGGAGATGGAGGATTTCAGATGAATCAGCAAGAGCTTATTGTGCTGAAACAATACAACCTTCCTGTAAAGATTTTTATATTAAATAATGGGACATTAGGAATGGTTAGACAATGGCAAGAACTGTTTAACCAAAAGAGATATTCTGAAGTAATTTTGGATGTAAATCCTGATTTTGTAAAACTTGCAGAGGCAAATGGTTTAAGAGGGGTAAGGGTAAATAGTGTAGAGGAACTAAAGCAGATTGAAGAGATGATAAATGATGATCTGCCGCTTCTTGTGGATGTAGTAGTTCCTAGAGAGTGTAATGTATATCCGATAATACCGGCAGGTAAGTCTTTTTCAGAAACGATAATAGGGGAGTGA
- the ilvN gene encoding acetolactate synthase small subunit produces the protein MKYREILIIMNNKPGVLSKISGLFQKRGINIETITAGESYPADLVRMTVCGNWDEYTVHQIMAQAEKLFDVRFVKEFDEKNSVDRELALIKLKADDSRRAEIMQVTTIYRGNIVDVGRESLIIEITGGKEKIKGFLEYVETFGILEVARTGVTSMTRGSEL, from the coding sequence ATGAAATACAGGGAAATACTTATAATAATGAACAATAAACCAGGGGTTTTGAGTAAAATATCAGGATTGTTTCAAAAGAGGGGAATCAATATAGAAACAATTACTGCAGGGGAAAGTTATCCTGCAGATCTTGTGAGAATGACAGTGTGTGGAAACTGGGATGAGTATACAGTTCATCAGATAATGGCCCAGGCAGAAAAACTTTTTGATGTGAGATTTGTAAAAGAGTTTGACGAGAAAAACAGTGTAGACAGGGAATTGGCACTTATCAAATTAAAGGCAGATGACTCTAGAAGGGCTGAAATAATGCAGGTAACTACAATTTATAGGGGAAATATTGTAGATGTGGGAAGAGAAAGCCTCATAATAGAGATCACAGGGGGAAAAGAGAAAATAAAAGGTTTTCTTGAATATGTAGAAACCTTTGGAATTTTAGAAGTTGCAAGAACCGGCGTAACGAGCATGACAAGAGGAAGTGAATTGTAA
- a CDS encoding NADH:flavin oxidoreductase, with protein sequence MTTIFSPYKIKNMEIKNRIVLPPMVRFSLVKKDGLVTKELVDWYEDVARNGVGLIIVEASCVASDGKLRPNQIGIWDDSFIPGLSEIAKICHKWSVPAIIQIHHAGFKEEIATVEEKVLDKILDQFVEAFHRAKKCGFDGVEIHGAHTYLLSQLNSRLWNTRTDKYGGGFEKRMYFNKELIERTRDLFDDNFILGYRMGGNEPCLEDGIEIAHYLESIGVDLLHVSSGVPDPTYKSEIKIDLPEEFSLDWVIYLGTEIKKHVNIPVIGVRKIKTEKDASWLIENNCLDFVAIGRGLIARPHWMKWAEKQFKRRKSLLIKK encoded by the coding sequence ATGACTACAATTTTTTCACCTTATAAAATAAAAAATATGGAGATAAAAAACAGAATTGTACTTCCCCCTATGGTGAGATTTTCCCTGGTAAAAAAAGACGGACTTGTCACAAAAGAACTTGTAGACTGGTACGAGGACGTAGCTAGAAATGGGGTGGGGCTTATAATCGTAGAGGCTTCCTGTGTGGCCTCTGATGGAAAACTCCGTCCAAACCAAATCGGGATATGGGATGACAGTTTCATTCCGGGTCTTTCTGAAATAGCCAAAATCTGCCATAAATGGAGTGTCCCTGCCATAATACAGATACACCATGCAGGATTTAAGGAAGAGATAGCAACTGTAGAAGAGAAAGTTCTTGATAAAATACTAGATCAATTTGTAGAAGCATTCCACAGGGCAAAAAAATGCGGCTTTGACGGGGTTGAGATTCACGGGGCACACACCTACCTTCTCTCACAACTGAACTCACGTCTTTGGAACACCCGTACAGATAAGTACGGAGGGGGCTTCGAAAAAAGAATGTACTTCAACAAAGAGCTCATAGAGCGTACCAGAGACCTTTTTGACGACAACTTTATTCTGGGCTATAGAATGGGTGGCAACGAGCCTTGCCTAGAGGATGGTATAGAGATAGCGCATTATTTAGAGAGTATAGGGGTGGATCTTCTCCACGTTTCTAGCGGAGTACCAGATCCTACTTATAAGTCTGAAATCAAAATTGATCTTCCAGAAGAATTTTCCCTTGACTGGGTAATCTATCTGGGCACAGAGATAAAAAAACATGTAAATATACCGGTTATAGGTGTACGAAAAATAAAGACCGAAAAAGATGCCAGCTGGCTTATCGAAAATAACTGTCTTGATTTTGTGGCCATAGGAAGAGGCCTCATTGCAAGGCCCCACTGGATGAAATGGGCAGAAAAGCAATTTAAAAGAAGAAAAAGTCTGCTTATTAAGAAATAA
- a CDS encoding ATP-binding cassette domain-containing protein: MIATSNLSMSFGGRKLFEDVNVKFTPGNCYGLIGANGAGKSTFVKILSGELDPTEGEVIFDKKKSMAVLKQDHFAYEENDVLDVVLMGHEELYSIKKEQEELYSKPDATEEDYARAGELTDRIEELDGWSAETNAEKILMGLGIGADLHTKMMKELTEGEKVKVLLAQAIFGDPDVLLLDEPTNGLDIMAISWLENFLMTLENTTVIVISHDRHFLNKVCTHIADVDYGKVKMYVGNYDFWYESNQLMVTLINNKNKKLEQKRAELKEFIARFSANASKSKQATSRKKQLENLQLEDMQVSNRKYPFIEFKAERESGNNILKVENLTKTIDGVKVIDNLSFTINPKDKVILLSKNDIVKTTLLSILAGEIEPDSGSYTWGVTTTQAYMPRDNSKFFEGSDLALIDWLRQYSPDQHDSFVRGFLGRMLFSGEESFKKVNVLSGGEKVRCMLSRMMLTGSNVLLFDNPTDHLDLESITSLNKALVKFDETIIFAAHDHEFIQTVANRIIEITPNGILDKLLEYDDYIQDEAVQERLEQLYG; the protein is encoded by the coding sequence ATGATCGCAACAAGTAACCTTTCAATGAGTTTTGGGGGAAGGAAGCTTTTCGAAGATGTAAATGTAAAATTTACTCCTGGGAATTGCTACGGACTAATAGGTGCAAACGGTGCCGGTAAATCAACTTTTGTAAAAATACTTTCTGGAGAACTAGACCCTACTGAGGGAGAAGTTATTTTTGACAAGAAAAAAAGTATGGCAGTATTAAAGCAGGATCACTTTGCTTATGAAGAAAATGATGTTTTAGACGTGGTACTAATGGGACACGAAGAGCTTTATTCAATAAAAAAAGAGCAGGAAGAATTATACTCTAAACCTGATGCAACTGAAGAAGATTATGCTAGGGCAGGAGAGCTAACTGATAGAATAGAAGAGCTAGATGGTTGGTCAGCAGAAACAAATGCAGAGAAAATACTAATGGGACTAGGTATAGGGGCGGATCTTCATACTAAAATGATGAAAGAACTCACAGAGGGAGAAAAAGTAAAAGTTCTCCTAGCTCAGGCCATATTCGGAGATCCAGATGTACTTTTACTTGACGAGCCTACCAACGGACTTGATATCATGGCTATCTCTTGGCTTGAAAATTTCCTTATGACACTTGAGAATACAACTGTCATAGTTATATCCCATGACAGACACTTTTTAAATAAGGTGTGTACTCATATCGCAGACGTTGATTATGGTAAGGTAAAAATGTATGTAGGTAACTATGACTTCTGGTATGAGTCAAACCAGCTTATGGTTACACTTATAAATAATAAAAATAAAAAACTTGAGCAAAAGAGAGCCGAACTAAAAGAGTTTATCGCCAGGTTTAGTGCCAACGCTTCTAAATCAAAACAGGCGACCTCTAGAAAGAAACAGCTAGAAAATCTTCAGTTAGAAGATATGCAGGTTTCTAACAGAAAGTATCCGTTTATAGAGTTTAAAGCAGAGAGAGAATCTGGAAATAACATTTTGAAGGTAGAAAATCTTACGAAAACCATTGACGGTGTAAAAGTAATAGATAACCTGAGCTTTACAATCAATCCTAAGGACAAGGTTATTCTTTTGTCTAAAAATGATATAGTAAAAACTACACTTCTTTCAATACTTGCAGGAGAGATAGAGCCAGATAGCGGAAGCTACACTTGGGGAGTTACGACGACTCAGGCTTACATGCCTAGAGACAACTCAAAATTCTTTGAAGGTTCCGACCTTGCATTGATTGACTGGCTGAGACAGTATTCTCCAGACCAGCATGATTCCTTTGTAAGAGGGTTTTTAGGAAGAATGCTCTTCTCAGGAGAGGAATCTTTCAAGAAGGTAAATGTTCTTTCGGGAGGAGAGAAAGTAAGATGTATGCTTTCTAGAATGATGCTTACAGGATCTAACGTACTTTTATTTGATAACCCTACAGATCACTTGGATCTAGAATCGATAACATCTTTAAACAAGGCACTTGTTAAATTTGACGAAACAATTATTTTTGCCGCTCATGACCATGAGTTTATACAGACTGTGGCAAACAGAATAATTGAGATTACTCCTAATGGAATACTTGATAAATTATTGGAATATGATGACTATATTCAGGATGAGGCTGTACAGGAAAGACTAGAACAGCTTTACGGATAG
- a CDS encoding cyclase family protein → MKIVDLTHMIRENMSVFPGSESPKFESIGLLEKDGFEEKKITIYSHTGTHMDAPRHIIGGGKGLDDFSADKFLGKGALVDARGKSDIDLDLLVKYEKEIEKSEFVLIDTGWGRYWGEKDYYRGFLCMTKEAAQWLSCKKIKGLGIDAISVDPVESSDLANHNILLRKEILIIENLKIPEKLYGKEFLFSALPLKIENSDGSPIRAVAILDI, encoded by the coding sequence ATGAAAATAGTGGATCTTACACATATGATTAGGGAAAATATGTCTGTGTTTCCAGGTTCTGAAAGTCCTAAATTTGAGAGTATAGGGCTTTTGGAAAAAGATGGTTTTGAGGAGAAAAAAATAACTATTTATTCACATACCGGGACTCATATGGATGCCCCTAGGCACATCATCGGTGGGGGTAAAGGACTTGATGATTTTTCTGCAGATAAATTTCTAGGAAAAGGTGCATTAGTTGATGCTAGAGGTAAAAGTGACATAGACCTTGACCTTCTCGTTAAATATGAAAAAGAGATAGAAAAAAGTGAATTTGTCCTCATAGATACAGGATGGGGCAGATACTGGGGAGAAAAAGATTACTATAGAGGTTTTCTCTGTATGACAAAAGAGGCCGCCCAGTGGCTCTCCTGCAAGAAGATAAAAGGGCTAGGTATAGATGCCATATCAGTAGACCCTGTAGAGAGTTCGGACCTTGCCAACCACAATATTTTGCTCAGAAAAGAGATACTGATAATAGAAAATTTAAAAATTCCTGAGAAACTTTATGGAAAGGAATTTTTATTTTCAGCTCTACCTTTAAAAATAGAAAATTCTGACGGTTCCCCTATACGGGCTGTAGCTATCCTGGATATCTGA
- a CDS encoding cysteine-rich small domain-containing protein, translating into MLKKEAFNHKFVQNSKCEYFPCHKMDDKEKFNCLFCYCPLYMLGEECGGNFKYTEHGIKDCSQCTLPHIKDVGYDHIRGKMKTVINIVKDKHLKNKK; encoded by the coding sequence TTGTTAAAGAAAGAGGCTTTTAACCATAAATTTGTACAAAACAGTAAGTGTGAGTATTTCCCATGTCACAAGATGGATGACAAGGAAAAATTTAACTGTCTGTTCTGTTATTGCCCTCTATACATGCTGGGAGAAGAGTGCGGAGGAAATTTCAAGTATACGGAACACGGAATAAAGGACTGTTCTCAGTGTACCCTCCCTCACATAAAGGATGTAGGGTATGATCATATTCGTGGTAAAATGAAAACTGTTATCAACATAGTTAAAGATAAACACCTGAAAAATAAAAAATAA
- the grxC gene encoding glutaredoxin 3: MKKEITIYTKKNCPYCIRAKMLLDSKKVNYTEIDVEDHPEQREVMITRSNGRKTVPQIFIGEFHVGGCDDLYALNDSKRFDSLLNLSDTREEI; the protein is encoded by the coding sequence ATGAAGAAAGAGATAACTATTTACACTAAAAAAAACTGCCCATATTGTATCAGGGCAAAGATGCTTTTGGATTCCAAAAAAGTAAACTATACGGAAATAGATGTTGAAGATCATCCGGAACAGCGTGAAGTTATGATCACAAGATCAAATGGCAGAAAGACTGTCCCACAGATTTTCATCGGTGAGTTCCACGTGGGCGGATGTGACGATCTATACGCACTCAATGATTCTAAAAGGTTTGACTCTCTTTTAAATCTAAGTGACACAAGGGAAGAAATTTAA
- a CDS encoding DsrE family protein, translated as MKKDTLYILWTNDNPLTAEHMVMMYSKNAVLRNWWDEVTVIIWGATSKLVAENDNIQQLIKEGEESGVKFSGCLACANNLGTTEKLMELGIELKLWGEPLTELIKNKENILTV; from the coding sequence ATGAAGAAAGATACTTTGTATATCCTATGGACAAACGACAACCCACTAACGGCAGAACATATGGTCATGATGTACTCTAAAAATGCTGTGCTTAGAAATTGGTGGGATGAAGTTACAGTTATTATCTGGGGAGCGACGTCGAAACTTGTTGCTGAAAATGATAATATCCAGCAGCTTATAAAAGAGGGAGAAGAGTCAGGAGTTAAGTTTAGCGGGTGTCTTGCCTGTGCCAATAATCTTGGAACAACAGAAAAACTTATGGAATTGGGAATTGAACTGAAACTCTGGGGTGAACCTTTAACTGAACTCATAAAAAATAAAGAAAATATTTTAACGGTATAA